A stretch of the Anaeromyxobacter sp. genome encodes the following:
- a CDS encoding carboxypeptidase regulatory-like domain-containing protein, whose translation MRRPAVLVLAAVLLAALGVTLWLVRELRTAADSSDVALVPPSQRQAPPALAPEGAADHLPSRATATPGAPGRVEGLVADPAGVPLAGVRVALSSRADGALGLPPVEVRSGFDGRYAFDGVEPGRAVLLAAQDGVALGTSRAVQVAAGRPAQVDLALSAPGTLSGRVSDASGPTVVVVVPLHAGPGAGQVARAPVAPDGAYSLALPAGQYRVHAAPASSPRLDLRVAPAFAAVAAARITRLDLVASPATAEAGVAVKVLEPGGAPSGGAAVTVSRAGEARVAFAASTGEDGVLVLASQMGMAGQPVTLAARNGGRTGTFTGSLPASGEVVVPLAPGGAVEGRLSGGGPVGAFTLTVSTEPSPGGWRIVEAQRLVGDRFDLGDLPPEVVRLAVRTEDGRAGQLEVRLSPGQVAQATVVLRPVAPTQAPPAR comes from the coding sequence ATGCGCCGTCCCGCCGTCCTGGTCCTCGCCGCCGTCCTCCTGGCCGCCCTGGGGGTCACGCTCTGGCTGGTCCGCGAGCTTCGCACCGCCGCCGACTCCAGCGACGTGGCGCTCGTCCCGCCCTCGCAGCGGCAGGCCCCGCCCGCCCTCGCGCCGGAGGGCGCCGCCGACCACCTGCCCAGCCGGGCCACCGCCACCCCGGGCGCCCCAGGGCGCGTCGAGGGCCTGGTGGCCGACCCGGCCGGCGTGCCGCTGGCCGGCGTCCGCGTGGCGCTCTCGTCGCGCGCCGACGGCGCGCTGGGGCTGCCCCCGGTGGAGGTCCGCTCCGGGTTCGACGGGCGCTACGCCTTCGACGGCGTCGAGCCCGGCCGCGCCGTGCTGCTGGCGGCGCAGGACGGCGTGGCGCTCGGCACCTCCCGCGCCGTGCAGGTGGCGGCGGGACGGCCTGCCCAGGTCGACCTGGCGCTGTCCGCGCCGGGCACGCTCTCGGGCCGCGTCTCCGACGCCAGCGGTCCCACCGTGGTGGTGGTGGTCCCGCTGCACGCCGGCCCCGGCGCCGGGCAGGTGGCGCGCGCCCCGGTGGCCCCCGATGGCGCCTACTCGCTCGCGCTGCCCGCCGGGCAGTACCGCGTGCACGCCGCCCCCGCCAGCTCCCCGCGGCTCGACCTGCGGGTGGCCCCGGCCTTCGCCGCGGTGGCGGCCGCCCGCATCACGCGGCTCGACCTGGTGGCCAGCCCGGCCACGGCCGAGGCGGGCGTGGCGGTGAAGGTGCTGGAGCCGGGGGGCGCGCCGTCCGGGGGCGCGGCGGTCACCGTCTCGCGCGCCGGCGAGGCGCGGGTGGCCTTCGCCGCCAGCACCGGCGAGGACGGCGTGCTGGTGCTGGCCAGCCAGATGGGCATGGCCGGGCAGCCGGTCACGCTGGCGGCGCGCAACGGCGGCCGCACCGGCACCTTCACCGGCTCCCTGCCGGCCAGCGGCGAGGTGGTGGTGCCGCTCGCCCCGGGGGGCGCGGTGGAGGGCCGGCTCAGCGGCGGCGGGCCGGTGGGCGCCTTCACCCTCACCGTCTCCACCGAGCCCTCGCCGGGCGGCTGGCGCATCGTCGAGGCGCAGCGCCTGGTCGGCGACCGCTTCGATCTGGGCGACCTCCCGCCCGAGGTGGTCCGCCTCGCGGTCCGCACCGAGGACGGCCGCGCCGGCCAGCTGGAGGTGCGGCTCTCGCCCGGCCAGGTGGCCCAGGCCACCGTGGTGCTGCGCCCGGTGGCTCCCACCCAGGCCCCGCCAGCCCGCTGA
- a CDS encoding general secretion pathway protein GspE gives MLQSALGHQRRWGGRLGQALLDLKMISEAVLVETLARKSGFEVARLADLEAYALAQALKLVPLELAQRTNCFPMAADTATLTVAMSDPTNLSVTDELRFRTGRRIKVAIGGDREIAEAIRFHYGADDKAPASIALDLENTGEGLALTEPFEGGSTEDMRAMLEPAHRASARPVPPPPVASAAPAAPRQAVRPPSPAVPSAAPAVAPARAAAPQPPGAVPPVVGRPPTTAVPVARPPGGAPAAPSGLHATVPGAPAAPRVAPPAPSGLHPVVPGAPAAAAPRPAPSGQHATVPGAPAAPRVASPAPSGLHQVVPGAAPAAPRPAQPAAPAPSPEPAAPLLQPSPVPPAGVRPAQAALDAARDALLGAIPRGGFSPGEPVEELTPTPLEEGEALTLESLAEEEMVEGRVPIRELSAKDVAILDALEHLAAGVEDPASPVRPARLAAALLRLLLRKKLVSEAELLDELSRG, from the coding sequence ATGCTGCAGAGCGCGCTCGGCCACCAGCGGCGCTGGGGTGGCCGGCTGGGCCAGGCCCTGCTGGACCTGAAGATGATCTCCGAGGCCGTGCTGGTGGAGACGCTGGCCCGCAAGTCGGGCTTCGAGGTGGCGCGGCTCGCCGACCTGGAGGCCTACGCGCTGGCGCAGGCGCTCAAGCTGGTGCCGCTCGAGCTGGCGCAGCGCACCAACTGCTTCCCCATGGCGGCCGACACGGCCACCCTCACCGTGGCGATGTCCGACCCGACCAACCTCTCGGTCACCGACGAGCTGCGCTTCCGCACCGGGCGGCGCATCAAGGTGGCCATCGGGGGCGATCGGGAGATCGCCGAGGCCATCCGCTTCCACTACGGCGCCGACGACAAGGCGCCCGCGTCCATCGCGCTCGACCTGGAGAACACCGGGGAGGGGCTGGCGCTGACCGAGCCCTTCGAGGGCGGCTCCACCGAGGACATGCGGGCCATGCTCGAGCCGGCGCACCGGGCCTCGGCGCGCCCCGTGCCGCCGCCGCCGGTCGCCTCCGCGGCGCCGGCGGCGCCGCGCCAGGCGGTCCGCCCGCCCTCGCCGGCGGTGCCCTCGGCCGCCCCCGCGGTGGCGCCGGCCCGCGCCGCGGCGCCCCAGCCGCCCGGCGCCGTGCCGCCCGTGGTCGGCCGCCCTCCCACCACCGCCGTCCCCGTGGCGCGGCCACCTGGCGGCGCCCCCGCCGCGCCGTCCGGCCTGCACGCCACGGTGCCCGGCGCCCCTGCCGCGCCGCGCGTCGCGCCGCCTGCGCCCTCCGGCCTCCACCCGGTGGTGCCGGGCGCCCCGGCGGCCGCGGCGCCACGCCCCGCGCCGTCCGGCCAGCACGCCACGGTGCCCGGCGCCCCCGCCGCGCCGCGCGTCGCGTCGCCTGCGCCCTCCGGCCTCCACCAGGTGGTGCCGGGCGCCGCTCCGGCCGCCCCGCGCCCGGCGCAGCCCGCCGCCCCGGCCCCGTCGCCGGAGCCCGCCGCGCCGCTCCTCCAGCCCTCCCCGGTCCCACCCGCCGGCGTGCGCCCCGCCCAGGCGGCGCTCGACGCCGCCCGCGATGCGCTCCTCGGCGCCATCCCGCGGGGTGGCTTCTCGCCCGGGGAGCCGGTGGAGGAGCTGACGCCGACGCCGCTCGAGGAGGGCGAGGCGCTCACCCTCGAGTCCCTCGCCGAGGAGGAGATGGTGGAGGGGCGGGTGCCCATCCGCGAGCTCTCGGCGAAGGACGTGGCCATCCTGGACGCCCTGGAGCACCTGGCGGCCGGCGTCGAGGACCCCGCCTCGCCCGTCAGGCCGGCTCGCCTGGCGGCTGCGCTCCTCCGGCTGCTGCTCCGGAAGAAGCTGGTCTCCGAGGCGGAGCTGCTCGACGAGCTCTCCAGGGGCTGA
- a CDS encoding ferredoxin--NADP reductase, producing MAQPALNAIVSQRIDVASGLMVLRVAPDQWDLPAFEPGQFAVVGLPASAPRTPLSDPADPPAPGIDPDKLIRRAYSIASPSLPGHHLELFVTLVRSGELTPRLFALQPGARLWVGPRFTGLFTLAEVPEDQHLVLVATGTGLAPYMSMLRTRLQAGGTRRVAVLVGARHSWDIGYSAELRTMQRLIPEFAFLPIVSRPSEEPTPWAGATGHVQSLWTGGALEKAWGFKPTAADTHVFLCGSPAMTEGMQAILGGEGFRLHEKTVPGQVHVEKYW from the coding sequence GTGGCCCAGCCAGCACTCAACGCCATCGTCAGCCAGCGCATCGACGTGGCCTCGGGCCTCATGGTGCTGCGCGTCGCCCCGGACCAGTGGGACCTGCCGGCCTTCGAGCCCGGCCAGTTCGCGGTGGTGGGGCTGCCGGCCAGCGCGCCCCGCACGCCGCTCTCCGACCCGGCCGATCCACCGGCCCCGGGCATCGACCCGGACAAGCTGATCCGCCGCGCCTACTCCATCGCCTCGCCCTCGCTGCCCGGCCACCACCTCGAGCTCTTCGTCACGCTGGTCCGCTCCGGCGAGCTGACCCCGCGCCTCTTCGCCCTCCAGCCCGGCGCACGGCTCTGGGTCGGACCCAGGTTCACCGGCCTCTTCACCCTGGCCGAGGTGCCGGAGGACCAGCACCTGGTGCTGGTGGCCACCGGCACCGGCCTGGCGCCGTACATGTCGATGCTGCGGACCCGGCTGCAGGCCGGCGGCACGCGGCGGGTGGCGGTGCTGGTGGGCGCCCGCCACAGCTGGGACATCGGCTACTCGGCCGAGCTGCGCACCATGCAGCGGCTCATCCCGGAGTTCGCCTTCCTGCCCATCGTGAGCCGGCCGTCCGAGGAGCCGACGCCCTGGGCGGGCGCCACCGGCCACGTGCAGTCGCTCTGGACCGGCGGCGCGCTGGAGAAGGCCTGGGGCTTCAAGCCCACCGCCGCCGACACCCACGTCTTCCTGTGCGGCAGCCCGGCCATGACCGAGGGGATGCAGGCCATCCTGGGGGGCGAGGGGTTCCGGCTGCACGAGAAGACCGTGCCCGGCCAGGTCCACGTGGAGAAGTACTGGTGA
- a CDS encoding NAD(P)-dependent alcohol dehydrogenase — protein sequence MPTVKSYAALAAGSPLVPHDLSRREPGARDVVLDVLFCGVCHSDIHQARDEWGNGTFPMVPGHEIVGRVTRVGAQVTGFRPGDLAGVGCLVDSCRTCPSCQRDLEQFCQQGAAWSYNSTEMDRKTPTYGGYSRSYVCDEAFTLKISPALDLAGAAPLLCAGITTWSPLRHWKVGKGTRVGVVGLGGLGHMAVKLGAALGAEVTMLSTSKAKEADARRLGAHEFGLTSDRSTFKRLAGRFDVIIDTISAPHDYNAYLGMVAVDGAMVLLGVPPAPTPVHAFSLIPGRKSLAGSLVGGIRETQEMLDFCAERKIVADVEVIPMAGINEAYERMMKGDVRYRFSIDLATL from the coding sequence GCCGCCCTCGCCGCCGGTTCCCCCCTCGTGCCCCACGACCTCTCGCGCCGCGAGCCGGGGGCGCGCGACGTGGTGCTGGACGTCCTCTTCTGCGGCGTCTGCCACTCCGACATCCACCAGGCCCGGGACGAGTGGGGCAACGGCACCTTCCCCATGGTGCCGGGCCACGAGATCGTCGGCCGGGTCACCCGGGTGGGCGCCCAGGTGACCGGCTTCAGGCCGGGCGACCTGGCCGGGGTGGGCTGCCTGGTGGACTCCTGCCGCACCTGCCCGAGCTGCCAGCGGGACCTGGAGCAGTTCTGCCAGCAGGGCGCGGCCTGGTCCTACAACTCCACCGAGATGGACCGGAAGACGCCCACCTACGGGGGCTACTCCAGGTCCTACGTCTGCGACGAGGCCTTCACCCTCAAGATCTCGCCGGCGCTCGACCTCGCCGGCGCCGCGCCGCTGCTCTGCGCCGGCATCACCACCTGGTCGCCGCTGCGCCACTGGAAGGTCGGGAAGGGCACCCGCGTCGGCGTGGTGGGGCTCGGCGGCCTCGGCCACATGGCGGTCAAGCTCGGCGCCGCGCTGGGCGCCGAGGTGACCATGCTCTCCACCTCCAAGGCCAAGGAGGCCGACGCCCGCCGCCTCGGCGCCCACGAGTTCGGCCTCACCTCCGACCGGTCCACCTTCAAGCGGCTGGCCGGGCGCTTCGACGTCATCATCGACACCATCTCGGCGCCGCACGACTACAACGCCTACCTCGGCATGGTGGCGGTGGACGGCGCCATGGTGCTGCTGGGCGTGCCGCCCGCGCCCACCCCGGTGCACGCCTTCTCGCTCATCCCGGGGCGCAAGAGCCTGGCCGGGTCGCTGGTCGGCGGCATCCGGGAGACCCAGGAGATGCTCGACTTCTGCGCCGAGCGGAAGATCGTGGCCGACGTGGAGGTCATCCCGATGGCCGGGATCAACGAGGCCTACGAGCGGATGATGAAGGGCGACGTGCGGTACCGGTTCTCCATCGACCTGGCCACGCTGTAG
- a CDS encoding gamma-glutamylcyclotransferase — MSLPVFGKAHEAQATSQGFTWFVYGSSLDRAAFAEWASSHGYAVPPFTGAVPARLAGYRLAFDVVSRHWGGAVASLAEAPGDWVEGLAVPLAGAARGLVEHKEGAVSGLYTGFQVSLTPVAGGAALPAEAFRAAEGRRLPAEAPPSAAYLDVMLRGARASGLSAEWVARLVRLSPPT, encoded by the coding sequence ATGTCCCTCCCAGTCTTCGGCAAGGCCCACGAGGCCCAGGCCACCTCGCAGGGCTTCACCTGGTTCGTCTACGGCTCCTCGCTCGACCGCGCCGCGTTCGCCGAGTGGGCCAGCTCCCACGGCTACGCCGTGCCGCCCTTCACCGGGGCGGTGCCGGCCCGCCTGGCAGGCTACCGCCTGGCCTTCGACGTGGTGTCGCGCCACTGGGGCGGGGCGGTGGCCAGCCTGGCCGAGGCGCCGGGCGACTGGGTGGAGGGGCTGGCGGTGCCGCTGGCGGGCGCGGCGCGCGGCCTGGTGGAGCACAAGGAGGGGGCCGTGTCGGGCCTCTACACCGGGTTCCAGGTGTCGCTCACCCCGGTGGCCGGGGGCGCGGCGCTGCCGGCGGAGGCCTTCCGCGCCGCCGAGGGCCGCCGCCTGCCCGCCGAGGCGCCGCCGTCGGCCGCCTACCTGGACGTGATGCTCAGGGGCGCCCGGGCCAGCGGCCTCTCAGCCGAGTGGGTGGCGCGGCTGGTCCGGCTCTCGCCCCCGACCTAG
- a CDS encoding lytic polysaccharide monooxygenase, with the protein MTPASRYGDEMKFGPCGRLGGARTLTPTTFAPGQVITVTFDEFINHPGFYRIAFDPAGHDDLAPPSYDAASLAWTSPAGVQVLADRIPDAAVGLTHGEVVVTLPEVECDGCTLQLIQVMTDKPPFDGGDDLYYQCADLVLARTPGVDPPPAPVAPEPAGGCASGGGGGVLALLGLLALVGAHQARRRDAQPRVG; encoded by the coding sequence GTGACGCCGGCCTCCCGCTATGGCGACGAGATGAAGTTCGGCCCCTGCGGGCGCCTCGGCGGGGCCCGCACCCTCACGCCGACCACCTTCGCTCCCGGCCAGGTGATCACGGTCACCTTCGACGAGTTCATCAACCACCCGGGGTTCTACCGCATCGCCTTCGACCCCGCGGGCCATGACGACCTGGCCCCGCCCAGCTACGACGCCGCCAGCCTGGCCTGGACCAGCCCGGCCGGCGTCCAGGTCCTGGCCGATCGGATCCCCGACGCCGCGGTCGGCCTGACCCACGGCGAGGTGGTGGTCACGCTGCCCGAGGTCGAGTGCGACGGCTGCACGCTCCAGCTCATCCAGGTGATGACCGACAAGCCGCCCTTCGACGGGGGCGACGACCTCTACTACCAGTGCGCCGACCTGGTGCTCGCCCGCACCCCCGGCGTCGACCCTCCGCCAGCGCCGGTGGCGCCCGAGCCAGCCGGAGGGTGTGCCAGCGGCGGCGGCGGCGGGGTCCTGGCCCTCCTGGGCCTCCTGGCCCTGGTCGGGGCGCACCAGGCGCGCAGGCGCGACGCCCAGCCGAGGGTCGGGTAG
- a CDS encoding biopolymer transporter ExbD, with product MALGGPSGEEADGEGGLFADINITPLTDIFLVLLIIFMVTTTAIAEQAVEKGGFKVSLPRTGKGDAGAPRDLSVAILADGRVVSGGKVVDEAELRALLTEAHARSADTVLLVQADEGVAHGKVVGVMNLARTLGLTRLAIATRAEAERGGGEKPPRGGGGGGGGGARPGWRPPAGGGGRGGGGGGGGGGAGGRGGGAGL from the coding sequence GTGGCGCTGGGCGGGCCGAGCGGCGAGGAGGCGGACGGCGAGGGCGGCCTCTTCGCCGACATCAACATCACGCCGCTCACCGACATCTTCCTGGTGCTGCTCATCATCTTCATGGTGACCACCACCGCCATCGCCGAGCAGGCGGTGGAGAAGGGGGGCTTCAAGGTCTCGCTGCCGCGCACCGGCAAGGGCGACGCCGGCGCGCCGCGCGACCTGTCGGTGGCCATCCTGGCGGACGGCCGCGTGGTGAGCGGCGGCAAGGTGGTGGACGAGGCCGAGCTGCGCGCCCTGCTGACCGAGGCGCACGCCCGCAGCGCCGACACGGTGCTGCTGGTGCAGGCCGACGAGGGCGTGGCGCACGGCAAGGTGGTGGGGGTGATGAACCTGGCGCGCACGCTCGGGCTGACCCGCCTGGCCATCGCCACCCGGGCCGAGGCGGAGCGAGGGGGGGGGGAGAAACCCCCCCGGGGCGGGGGCGGGGGGGGGGGGGGGGGGGCGCGGCCGGGGTGGCGCCCCCCCGCGGGGGGGGGGGGCCGGGGGGGGGGGGGGGGGGGGGGGGGGGGCGGGGCGGGGGGGCGCGGCGGGGGGGCCGGCCTCTGA
- the apaG gene encoding Co2+/Mg2+ efflux protein ApaG — MSSAVTEGIRVEVKSDYRADRSEPQRRRWLFTYTVTISNQGDAPAQLQTRHWIILDGNGHREDVQGDGVVGHQPRLEPGQAFEYTSFCVLQTSHGSMRGSYQMVRDDGARFDAEIAPFPLVVPGLVN; from the coding sequence ATGTCGAGCGCCGTCACCGAGGGGATCCGCGTCGAGGTGAAGAGCGACTACCGGGCCGACCGGTCGGAGCCGCAGCGGCGGCGCTGGCTCTTCACCTACACCGTCACCATCTCCAACCAGGGGGACGCGCCGGCGCAGCTCCAGACGCGCCACTGGATCATCCTGGACGGCAACGGCCACCGCGAGGACGTGCAGGGCGACGGCGTGGTGGGGCACCAGCCGCGGCTCGAGCCCGGGCAGGCGTTCGAGTACACCAGCTTCTGCGTGCTGCAGACCAGCCACGGCTCGATGCGCGGCAGCTACCAGATGGTGCGCGACGACGGCGCCCGGTTCGACGCGGAGATCGCGCCCTTCCCGCTGGTGGTGCCCGGGCTGGTCAACTGA
- a CDS encoding MotA/TolQ/ExbB proton channel family protein, whose translation MDQNLASLLKTSVSLWVIAACSVLAVAAAIERAFALWAFGDRARALADAVGRALFRGDLDDARAQCERSPSAAADVFLAALVALAPRATPLAGRPAPEPGYEKLAAAVERERQRTVLRLRRGLWVLATIGATAPFVGLFGTVVGIMAAFQQMAATGQGGFAVVAAGISEALITTAAGIAVAVLAVVLFNALNTWTQRLTLQLRLLTEEYLELVKELLPTLRAAPPAGRSSAGEG comes from the coding sequence GTGGACCAGAACCTCGCCAGCCTGCTCAAGACCAGCGTCTCGCTCTGGGTCATCGCCGCCTGCTCGGTGCTGGCGGTGGCCGCCGCCATCGAGCGGGCCTTCGCCCTGTGGGCCTTCGGCGACCGGGCCCGCGCCCTGGCCGACGCGGTCGGCCGGGCCCTCTTCCGCGGCGATCTGGACGACGCCCGCGCCCAGTGCGAGCGCTCCCCCTCGGCGGCGGCCGACGTCTTCCTGGCGGCGCTGGTGGCGCTGGCGCCGCGCGCCACCCCGCTGGCCGGCCGGCCCGCGCCGGAGCCGGGCTACGAGAAGCTGGCGGCGGCGGTGGAGCGGGAGCGGCAGCGCACCGTGCTCCGGCTGCGCCGCGGGCTGTGGGTGCTGGCCACCATCGGCGCCACCGCCCCCTTCGTCGGCCTGTTCGGCACCGTGGTGGGCATCATGGCCGCCTTCCAGCAGATGGCGGCCACCGGGCAGGGTGGCTTCGCGGTGGTGGCGGCCGGCATCTCCGAGGCGCTCATCACCACCGCGGCCGGCATCGCGGTGGCGGTGCTGGCGGTGGTGCTCTTCAACGCGCTCAACACCTGGACCCAGCGGCTCACCCTGCAGCTCCGCCTCCTCACCGAGGAGTACCTGGAGCTGGTCAAGGAGCTCCTGCCCACCCTGCGCGCCGCGCCGCCGGCCGGCCGCAGCAGCGCCGGGGAGGGCTGA
- a CDS encoding RNA polymerase subunit sigma translates to MEPKLAELLGEVRAARGRVLALTGAGISAESGIPTFRGSEGYWVVGSRNYMPQEMATREMFDRRPDEVWRWYLHRFGLCREAQPNAGHRALVALEAALGDRFTLVTQNIDGLHRRAGSRRVFTIHGDAAWVRCAGECGQPRLDQPDLGPRDATAPLSLADRARLTCPRCGGWLRPHVLWFDECYDEENYSMQSALRAAGAADLLLVVGTSGATNLPMQIGELCWRRGAALVDVNPEENPFAELAWRSRRGFFAQGSAVERLPGIAAALAP, encoded by the coding sequence ATGGAACCGAAGCTGGCGGAGCTCCTCGGCGAGGTGCGGGCGGCGCGCGGCCGGGTGCTGGCGCTCACCGGGGCGGGCATCTCGGCCGAGAGCGGCATCCCCACCTTCCGCGGCAGCGAGGGCTACTGGGTGGTCGGCTCGCGGAACTACATGCCGCAGGAGATGGCGACCCGGGAGATGTTCGACCGGCGGCCGGACGAGGTGTGGCGCTGGTACCTCCACCGCTTCGGCCTGTGCCGCGAGGCCCAGCCCAACGCCGGCCACCGGGCGCTGGTGGCGCTGGAGGCGGCGCTGGGGGACCGCTTCACGCTGGTGACCCAGAACATCGACGGGCTGCACCGGCGCGCCGGCTCCCGGCGGGTCTTCACCATCCACGGCGACGCGGCCTGGGTGCGCTGCGCCGGCGAGTGCGGCCAGCCCCGCCTCGACCAGCCGGACCTGGGGCCGCGCGACGCCACCGCGCCGCTCTCCCTCGCCGACCGGGCGCGCCTGACCTGCCCGCGCTGCGGCGGCTGGCTCAGGCCGCACGTGCTCTGGTTCGACGAGTGCTACGACGAGGAGAACTACTCGATGCAGTCGGCGCTGCGCGCCGCCGGCGCGGCCGACCTGCTCCTGGTGGTGGGCACCAGCGGCGCCACCAACCTGCCCATGCAGATCGGCGAGCTCTGCTGGCGGCGCGGCGCCGCCCTGGTGGACGTGAACCCGGAGGAGAACCCGTTCGCCGAGCTGGCCTGGCGCAGCCGCCGCGGCTTCTTCGCCCAGGGCAGCGCGGTCGAGCGGCTGCCGGGGATCGCGGCGGCGCTGGCCCCCTGA